From Mycolicibacterium nivoides, a single genomic window includes:
- the infB gene encoding translation initiation factor IF-2, with protein sequence MAAGKARVHELAKELGVTSKDLLAKLKEQGEFVKSASSTVEAPVARRLRESFGAKAGGKKPEDKPRPQGGAAPAAPKPGAPSPATAAKPAPAKPAAPAAPAVEPQAPAAEAAPVAAARPAAPKPAAPQPPAAPSVPAAAAPSAPAAPTPGATPGPRPTPGATPGPRPGPASGAPKPAPRAPRVGNNPFSSQQPVERPIPRPQPRPGAPRPGGGPRPSPGNMPPRPAGAGAPGRGGPRPGPRPGGGPRPGGAGQGARPGGGGGNYRGGGGAGGGAGAGGAAAGGFRGRPGGGGGGGRPGQRGGAAGAFGRPGGAPKRGRKSKRAKRAEYENMQAPVVGGVRLPKGNGETIRLARGASLSDFAEKIDANPAALVQALFNLGEMVTATQSVGDDTLELLGSEMNFKVQVVSPEDEDRELLQSFDLTYGEDEGDEEDLEFRPPVVTVMGHVDHGKTRLLDTIRNASVREGEAGGITQHIGAYQVEVDLDGNVRPITFIDTPGHEAFTAMRARGAKATDIAILVVAADDGVMPQTVEAINHAQAADVPIVVAVNKIDKEGADPAKIRAQLTEYNLVAEEYGGETMFVDISAKQGTNIEALLEAVVLTADASLDLRANPDMEAQGVAIEAHLDRGRGPVATVLIQRGTLRVGDSVVAGDAYGRVRRMVDEHGDDVEEALPSRPVQVIGFTSVPGAGDNFLVVDEDRIARQIADRRSARKRNALAARSRKRISLEDLDSALKETSQLNLILKGDNAGTVEALEEALMGIEIDDEVELRVIDRGVGGVTETNVNLASASDAIIIGFNVRAEGKATELANREGVEIRYYSVIYQAIDEIEKALKGMLKPVYEEKELGRAEIRAIFRSSKVGNIAGCLVTSGIMRRNAKARLLRDNLVVAQNLTVSSLKREKDDATEVREGYECGLTLTYNDIKEGDVIETYELVEKVRT encoded by the coding sequence GTGGCAGCAGGTAAGGCCCGTGTGCACGAGTTGGCAAAGGAACTCGGTGTCACCAGCAAGGACCTCTTAGCCAAGCTCAAGGAGCAAGGCGAGTTCGTCAAGTCGGCGTCCTCCACTGTGGAGGCGCCGGTCGCGCGTCGGCTGCGCGAATCGTTCGGCGCAAAGGCCGGCGGTAAGAAGCCCGAAGACAAGCCCCGCCCGCAGGGTGGAGCCGCGCCCGCGGCCCCCAAGCCCGGGGCTCCCAGCCCCGCGACGGCGGCCAAGCCGGCTCCGGCCAAGCCCGCCGCGCCCGCGGCTCCGGCGGTCGAACCCCAGGCTCCGGCCGCTGAGGCCGCACCGGTCGCCGCGGCCCGGCCCGCAGCACCCAAGCCCGCCGCTCCGCAGCCCCCGGCCGCACCGAGCGTGCCGGCTGCTGCTGCGCCCAGCGCCCCGGCAGCGCCGACTCCGGGTGCTACGCCCGGTCCGCGGCCTACGCCCGGTGCCACGCCCGGCCCGCGTCCGGGCCCGGCGTCGGGTGCCCCGAAGCCGGCCCCGCGCGCTCCGCGTGTCGGCAACAACCCGTTCTCCTCGCAGCAGCCCGTCGAGCGGCCCATCCCGCGTCCGCAGCCGCGGCCGGGTGCCCCGCGTCCCGGCGGCGGCCCCCGTCCGTCGCCCGGCAACATGCCGCCGCGACCGGCAGGCGCCGGTGCTCCGGGTCGTGGCGGTCCGCGCCCCGGCCCGCGTCCCGGCGGCGGCCCCCGTCCCGGCGGTGCCGGTCAGGGTGCTCGTCCCGGTGGTGGTGGCGGTAACTACCGTGGCGGCGGCGGCGCCGGCGGTGGTGCCGGCGCAGGCGGAGCGGCTGCCGGCGGTTTCCGCGGTCGTCCCGGTGGTGGTGGCGGCGGTGGCCGTCCCGGCCAGCGCGGTGGCGCGGCCGGTGCGTTCGGTCGTCCCGGCGGAGCCCCCAAGCGCGGCCGTAAGTCGAAGCGGGCGAAACGCGCCGAATACGAGAACATGCAGGCCCCGGTCGTCGGTGGCGTGCGGTTGCCCAAGGGCAACGGTGAGACCATCCGGCTGGCCCGCGGCGCATCGCTGAGCGACTTCGCCGAGAAGATCGACGCCAACCCGGCCGCACTGGTCCAGGCGCTGTTCAACCTCGGTGAGATGGTCACCGCGACCCAGTCGGTCGGTGACGACACCCTGGAGCTGCTCGGCAGCGAGATGAACTTCAAGGTGCAGGTCGTCTCGCCCGAGGACGAGGACCGCGAACTGCTGCAGTCCTTCGATCTCACCTACGGCGAGGACGAGGGTGACGAAGAGGACCTCGAGTTCCGTCCGCCCGTGGTCACCGTCATGGGTCACGTCGACCACGGCAAGACCCGACTGCTGGACACCATCCGGAACGCCAGCGTCCGCGAGGGCGAGGCCGGCGGCATCACCCAGCACATCGGCGCCTACCAGGTCGAGGTCGATCTGGACGGCAACGTCCGGCCGATCACCTTCATCGACACCCCGGGTCACGAGGCGTTCACCGCCATGCGTGCCCGTGGCGCCAAGGCCACCGATATCGCGATCCTGGTGGTCGCCGCCGACGACGGCGTCATGCCGCAGACGGTGGAGGCCATCAACCACGCGCAGGCCGCTGACGTGCCGATCGTGGTGGCGGTCAACAAGATCGACAAGGAAGGTGCCGACCCGGCCAAGATCCGGGCGCAGCTCACCGAATACAACCTGGTGGCCGAGGAGTACGGCGGCGAGACCATGTTCGTCGACATCTCCGCCAAGCAGGGCACCAACATCGAGGCGCTGCTGGAAGCGGTCGTCCTGACCGCCGACGCATCCCTGGACCTGCGGGCCAACCCCGACATGGAGGCCCAGGGTGTGGCGATCGAGGCGCACCTGGACCGCGGTCGCGGCCCGGTGGCCACGGTGCTCATCCAGCGCGGCACCCTGCGCGTCGGCGACTCGGTGGTGGCCGGCGATGCCTATGGTCGCGTCCGCCGCATGGTCGACGAGCACGGCGACGACGTCGAAGAGGCACTGCCCTCGCGTCCGGTCCAGGTCATCGGCTTCACGTCGGTGCCCGGTGCCGGTGACAACTTCCTGGTTGTCGACGAGGATCGCATCGCCCGCCAGATCGCCGACCGGCGCAGCGCGCGCAAGCGCAACGCGCTGGCCGCACGCAGCCGTAAGCGGATCAGCCTGGAGGACCTGGATTCGGCGCTGAAGGAAACCAGCCAGCTGAACCTGATCCTCAAGGGCGACAACGCCGGCACGGTCGAAGCCCTCGAGGAAGCCTTGATGGGTATCGAGATCGACGACGAAGTGGAACTGCGGGTCATCGACCGCGGTGTCGGTGGCGTCACCGAGACCAACGTCAACCTGGCTTCGGCTTCGGACGCGATCATCATCGGGTTCAACGTCCGTGCCGAGGGCAAGGCGACCGAGCTGGCCAACCGCGAGGGTGTGGAGATCCGGTACTACTCGGTGATCTACCAGGCCATCGACGAGATCGAGAAGGCCCTCAAGGGCATGCTCAAGCCGGTGTACGAGGAGAAGGAGCTCGGCCGCGCCGAGATCCGGGCGATCTTCCGGTCGTCCAAGGTCGGCAACATCGCCGGTTGCCTGGTCACCTCGGGCATCATGCGCCGCAACGCCAAGGCCCGGCTGCTGCGTGACAACCTGGTGGTCGCGCAGAACCTCACGGTGTCCTCGCTCAAGCGGGAGAAGGACGACGCCACCGAGGTCCGCGAAGGTTACGAGTGCGGTCTGACTCTGACCTACAACGACATCAAGGAAGGCGACGTCATCGAGACGTACGAACTCGTCGAGAAGGTGCGTACATAA
- a CDS encoding class I SAM-dependent methyltransferase, with the protein MDAARAINHHADHPGFAGVTGVLCGLVFLLVGRAKARLAADTAQLSSADHVVDVGCGPGTAARVAARRGARVTGVDPASTMLRIARLVTPKRAPISWRVGTAEALPVPDGSATVVWALATVHHWQDVDKAVAEARRVLVPGGRLIAIERQSPPDATGLASHGWTLQQAESFATLCRDTGFDDVSVAERGDGKGSVWVVSGTRR; encoded by the coding sequence ATGGACGCCGCGCGTGCGATCAATCACCATGCCGATCACCCTGGGTTCGCGGGTGTCACCGGGGTGTTGTGCGGGCTGGTCTTTCTCTTGGTAGGCCGGGCGAAGGCTCGGTTGGCCGCCGATACCGCGCAGCTCTCCTCCGCGGACCACGTCGTGGATGTGGGTTGCGGACCGGGTACCGCCGCCCGGGTGGCCGCCCGCCGCGGTGCGCGAGTGACGGGCGTCGACCCCGCGTCGACCATGCTGCGCATCGCGCGCCTGGTCACACCGAAACGCGCACCCATCAGCTGGAGGGTGGGCACCGCCGAAGCCCTGCCGGTGCCTGACGGATCGGCGACAGTGGTGTGGGCATTGGCCACCGTGCACCATTGGCAGGACGTCGACAAAGCGGTTGCCGAGGCACGCCGCGTGCTCGTGCCCGGCGGACGGTTGATCGCGATCGAGCGTCAATCACCTCCCGACGCCACGGGATTGGCGAGCCACGGCTGGACGCTGCAGCAGGCCGAGTCGTTCGCGACACTGTGTCGCGACACCGGATTCGACGACGTTTCAGTGGCCGAGCGTGGCGACGGCAAGGGGTCCGTCTGGGTGGTCAGCGGTACGCGAAGGTGA
- a CDS encoding DHH family phosphoesterase, whose amino-acid sequence MTDTAHSGAPNGRPSGLRVDARAAADLLSGAASISVVCHVYPDADTIGAGLALAQVLDDAGKQVEVAFATPDQLPESLQTLPGGHLMVAPSAIRDDADLVVTVDIPSVNRLGALSELAENGREVLVIDHHASNQLFGTANYVDPTADSTTMLVAELLDAWDKPIDKRVAHCLYAGLTTDTGSFRWATARAHRLAARLVELGVDNASISRALLDTHPFAWLPMLSRVLASARLLPEAVGGRGLVYAVVPHDEWSSARPEEVESIVDIVRTTQQAEVAAVFKEIEPEHWSVSMRAKSLNLATVASSFGGGGHPHAAGYSAAGPADDVVQALAQALA is encoded by the coding sequence ATGACTGATACTGCTCATTCGGGGGCTCCCAACGGGCGCCCTTCCGGTCTGCGTGTCGACGCGCGTGCGGCAGCCGACCTCCTATCGGGCGCGGCGAGCATCAGCGTCGTGTGCCACGTCTATCCCGATGCCGACACCATCGGCGCCGGGCTGGCGCTCGCGCAGGTGCTCGACGACGCGGGCAAGCAGGTCGAGGTAGCCTTCGCGACTCCCGACCAGCTGCCCGAGTCGTTGCAGACCCTGCCGGGCGGACATCTGATGGTCGCGCCCAGCGCGATCCGGGATGACGCGGATCTGGTTGTCACAGTGGATATTCCGAGTGTCAACCGACTCGGCGCACTGAGTGAACTGGCCGAGAACGGTCGCGAGGTGCTGGTCATCGACCACCATGCGTCCAATCAGCTGTTCGGCACCGCCAATTACGTCGATCCGACGGCGGACTCCACCACGATGCTGGTGGCCGAACTCCTCGACGCCTGGGACAAGCCCATCGACAAACGGGTGGCGCACTGCCTGTACGCCGGCTTGACCACCGACACCGGTTCGTTCCGCTGGGCCACTGCCCGGGCACACCGGTTGGCGGCCCGGTTGGTCGAACTCGGGGTGGACAACGCCTCGATCAGCCGCGCACTGCTCGACACCCACCCGTTTGCGTGGCTGCCGATGCTGTCACGGGTGCTGGCTTCGGCCCGGCTGCTGCCGGAGGCTGTCGGTGGTCGCGGTCTCGTATATGCCGTTGTGCCGCATGACGAATGGTCAAGCGCCCGGCCCGAGGAAGTGGAGAGCATCGTCGACATCGTGCGCACCACCCAGCAGGCAGAGGTCGCCGCGGTGTTCAAAGAGATCGAACCGGAACACTGGTCGGTTTCCATGCGGGCAAAGTCGCTCAACCTGGCGACGGTCGCCAGCTCGTTCGGGGGCGGCGGCCATCCACACGCGGCCGGGTACTCCGCCGCAGGCCCCGCCGACGATGTTGTTCAGGCGCTTGCTCAGGCTCTTGCCTAG
- a CDS encoding DUF2277 domain-containing protein gives MCRNITELRGLEPAASDEEIEAAARQYVRKVSGMTRPTGANVEAFEAAVAEVTATTTRLLDGLAPRRQPPKTVPPLRRPEVRARLAT, from the coding sequence ATGTGCCGCAACATCACAGAGCTGCGCGGGCTGGAACCCGCCGCCAGCGACGAGGAGATCGAGGCCGCAGCCCGCCAGTACGTGCGCAAGGTCAGCGGTATGACCCGGCCGACCGGTGCCAACGTCGAGGCGTTCGAGGCCGCGGTCGCCGAGGTCACCGCGACGACGACACGGCTGCTCGACGGGCTGGCCCCGCGCCGTCAGCCGCCCAAGACCGTTCCGCCGCTGCGCCGTCCGGAGGTCCGCGCCCGGCTGGCAACATGA
- the rbfA gene encoding 30S ribosome-binding factor RbfA has protein sequence MADPARAKRLAKRISTIVASAIEYEIKDPRLNGVTITDAKMTGDLHDATLYYTVIGTSLDEEPDYAGVAAALESAKGVLRTKVGAGTGVRFTPTLAFVRDTVPDTAHRMEELLARARAADEDLARVREGAKHAGDEDPYRVSGAEDMDGLADGADTEDAGDRDRTDD, from the coding sequence ATGGCTGATCCCGCACGGGCCAAGCGGCTCGCCAAACGGATCTCCACCATCGTCGCTTCGGCGATCGAGTACGAGATCAAGGATCCGCGGCTGAACGGCGTGACGATCACCGATGCCAAGATGACCGGTGATCTGCACGACGCCACGCTGTACTACACCGTCATCGGGACCAGTCTCGATGAGGAACCGGATTATGCCGGTGTGGCGGCGGCGCTGGAGAGCGCCAAGGGTGTGTTGCGGACCAAGGTGGGCGCCGGGACCGGGGTGCGATTCACCCCGACCCTGGCGTTCGTCCGCGACACCGTGCCCGACACGGCGCACCGGATGGAGGAGCTGCTGGCCCGGGCGCGGGCCGCCGACGAGGATCTGGCGAGAGTTCGGGAGGGCGCCAAGCATGCCGGTGATGAAGACCCGTACCGTGTGAGCGGGGCGGAAGACATGGACGGGCTTGCCGACGGGGCAGACACAGAGGATGCCGGTGACCGCGATCGAACGGATGACTGA
- a CDS encoding enoyl-CoA hydratase, with product MTDPVLLIDTTDRVRTLTLNRPESRNALSTQLRTEFYGALRTAQADDAVDVVLLTGADPVFCAGLDLKELGDTTELPDISPKWPAMTKPVIGAINGAAVTGGLELALYCDILIASEQAKFADTHARVGLLPTWGLSVRLPQKVGVGLARRMSLTGDYLSAAEALRAGLVTEVVPHDELLPAARRVAASIVANNQAAVRALLASYHRIDASQTDQGLWIEAASAREWMATATGDDIAANRGAVIERGRAQVR from the coding sequence ATGACCGATCCAGTGCTGCTGATCGATACCACCGACCGGGTCCGAACCCTGACGCTGAATCGGCCCGAGTCGCGCAATGCGCTGTCGACGCAGCTGCGCACGGAGTTCTACGGTGCGCTGCGCACAGCACAGGCCGATGACGCCGTCGACGTCGTCCTCCTCACCGGCGCCGACCCGGTGTTCTGCGCGGGCCTGGATCTCAAGGAACTCGGCGACACCACCGAACTGCCCGACATCTCCCCCAAATGGCCCGCGATGACCAAACCGGTGATCGGGGCCATCAACGGCGCCGCGGTCACCGGAGGCCTGGAATTGGCGCTGTACTGCGACATCCTGATCGCCTCGGAGCAGGCCAAGTTCGCGGACACCCACGCCCGGGTGGGTCTGCTGCCGACCTGGGGCCTGAGCGTGCGACTGCCGCAGAAGGTCGGCGTGGGCCTGGCCCGTCGGATGAGCCTCACCGGCGACTACCTCTCGGCCGCCGAGGCCCTGCGCGCCGGCCTGGTCACCGAGGTGGTCCCCCACGACGAGCTGCTGCCCGCCGCCCGCCGGGTGGCCGCCTCGATCGTCGCCAACAATCAGGCCGCCGTCCGGGCCCTGCTCGCCTCGTATCACCGCATCGACGCGTCCCAGACCGATCAGGGTCTCTGGATCGAGGCTGCCTCGGCGCGCGAATGGATGGCGACGGCCACCGGTGACGACATCGCGGCCAACCGCGGTGCCGTGATCGAGCGGGGGCGCGCGCAGGTGCGCTGA
- the rimP gene encoding ribosome maturation factor RimP: MAPDPKLRSADLPSQTQVIELLDGEFARAGYEIDDVVVDASVRPARITVIADGDEGLDLDTLAALSRTAAELLDQLAQGDTPYVLDVTSPGVDRPLTQPKHFRRARGRKAELTLADGSVFTGRLGETDGEVLKVVVPEGRDLAIREVALADIAKAVVQVEFSPPNRRELELSGETGKGAGE, encoded by the coding sequence GTGGCACCGGATCCAAAGTTGCGGTCTGCGGATTTGCCGTCGCAGACGCAGGTGATCGAGCTACTTGACGGCGAGTTCGCGCGCGCCGGTTACGAAATCGACGATGTCGTGGTCGACGCTTCGGTTCGCCCAGCCCGTATCACCGTGATCGCCGACGGCGACGAGGGCCTCGATCTCGATACCCTGGCAGCGTTGTCGCGGACGGCAGCGGAGTTGCTCGATCAGCTCGCGCAGGGCGACACGCCGTATGTGCTCGATGTCACCTCGCCGGGTGTGGACCGCCCGTTGACCCAGCCCAAGCATTTTCGTCGCGCCCGTGGGCGCAAGGCCGAGCTGACGCTGGCCGACGGTTCGGTGTTCACCGGCAGGCTCGGGGAAACCGACGGCGAGGTGCTGAAAGTCGTGGTGCCAGAAGGTCGGGACTTGGCCATCCGTGAGGTTGCGCTTGCTGATATCGCCAAAGCTGTTGTGCAAGTGGAGTTTTCACCTCCCAACCGACGCGAGTTGGAACTGTCGGGAGAAACCGGAAAGGGGGCCGGGGAATGA
- a CDS encoding YlxR family protein: MVAVTDGNGTSSVTVDTAASLPGRGAWLHPDQQCAQMAVRRRAFVRALRLTGSPDTSAVIEYVEKFAEPLDGPGSRQQNR; this comes from the coding sequence GTGGTCGCGGTAACCGACGGGAACGGGACGAGTTCCGTAACCGTTGATACCGCGGCAAGCCTGCCAGGGCGTGGTGCGTGGCTGCACCCCGACCAGCAGTGCGCGCAGATGGCAGTGCGGCGACGAGCCTTCGTCCGAGCGTTGCGACTCACCGGTTCACCGGATACATCCGCGGTGATCGAGTACGTCGAGAAGTTCGCTGAACCGCTCGATGGGCCCGGTTCCCGGCAACAGAACAGGTAG
- a CDS encoding MerR family transcriptional regulator, with protein MDVIPIGEAAARLQMSPSALRYYDERGLVSPRLRRAGKRMYGPEELRRLALLKIVNRLGLPLDTAAAVLDAPSEQWRATVREQIAALDRVIAQAQGAQQFLTHALRCPKEHPARECDMMIGALDRLVDGMSVEELATGEAGTGWLVD; from the coding sequence ATGGACGTGATCCCGATCGGCGAGGCCGCTGCGAGGTTGCAGATGAGCCCGTCGGCGTTGCGGTACTACGACGAACGTGGGCTGGTGTCCCCACGGCTGCGGCGGGCCGGCAAGCGCATGTACGGGCCCGAGGAGCTTCGCCGGCTCGCATTGCTCAAGATTGTGAACCGGTTGGGTCTTCCACTCGACACCGCGGCCGCGGTGCTCGACGCGCCGAGTGAGCAGTGGCGCGCGACGGTGCGCGAGCAGATCGCCGCGCTGGATCGGGTGATCGCGCAAGCGCAAGGGGCGCAACAGTTTCTGACGCATGCGTTGCGTTGCCCGAAAGAGCATCCCGCACGCGAATGCGACATGATGATCGGTGCGCTCGACAGGCTGGTCGACGGGATGAGCGTCGAGGAACTCGCCACCGGCGAGGCCGGAACGGGGTGGCTCGTCGACTGA
- a CDS encoding ferritin-like domain-containing protein, protein MTSPGPRSTTSPTRPTTAADAALFDAVAVEHGAIYGYGLVSAHSTAEDNALVATAMAEHRARREAAMALLEARSVTPPLPAAGYQLPAPVTDPTDAANLAIRMEEDTSVAWRAVLEQATSADDRAFAVTALSETAVTAARWRAILNTWPVTVAFPGGGE, encoded by the coding sequence GTGACCTCGCCTGGACCACGATCGACCACCTCGCCCACCCGTCCGACGACAGCCGCCGATGCGGCCCTGTTCGACGCCGTCGCCGTCGAGCACGGCGCGATCTACGGCTACGGGCTGGTATCGGCCCATTCGACCGCCGAGGACAACGCCCTGGTGGCCACGGCGATGGCCGAACACCGCGCACGCCGCGAGGCCGCCATGGCCCTGCTCGAGGCGCGGTCGGTCACGCCGCCGCTGCCCGCGGCCGGCTATCAGCTGCCCGCACCGGTGACCGATCCGACCGATGCCGCCAACCTCGCGATACGCATGGAGGAGGACACCTCGGTGGCTTGGCGTGCCGTGCTCGAACAAGCCACCAGCGCCGACGACCGCGCGTTCGCGGTCACCGCGCTGTCGGAGACGGCCGTCACCGCGGCCAGATGGCGCGCGATCCTGAACACCTGGCCGGTGACCGTCGCCTTCCCCGGCGGGGGCGAGTAG
- the nusA gene encoding transcription termination factor NusA: MNIDMAALHAIEADKGITVDVVVETIKSALLTAYRHTEGHEPDARIDIDRKTGVVKVIARQTDADGNVLHEWDDTPEGFGRIAATTARQVILQRLRDAENEKTYGEFAAHEGDIVAGVIQRDARANARGLVVVRIGSETKGSEGVIPSAEQVPGERYEHGDRLRCYVVGVTRGAREPLITLSRTHPNLVRKLFSLEVPEIADGSVEIVAVAREAGHRSKIAVASRVPGLNAKGACIGPMGQRVRNVMSELSGEKIDIIDYDEDPARFVANALSPAKVVSVSVIDEAARAARVIVPDFQLSLAIGKEGQNARLAARLTGWRIDIRSDAAPQPDHDVRPGAVHD; this comes from the coding sequence ATGAACATCGACATGGCGGCACTGCACGCCATCGAGGCGGACAAGGGCATCACCGTCGACGTGGTCGTGGAGACCATCAAATCGGCATTGCTCACCGCATATCGGCACACCGAAGGGCATGAGCCCGACGCGCGCATCGACATCGATCGCAAGACCGGTGTGGTCAAGGTGATCGCCCGCCAGACCGATGCCGACGGCAACGTCCTGCATGAATGGGATGACACGCCAGAGGGATTCGGCAGGATCGCGGCGACCACGGCCCGGCAGGTGATCCTGCAGCGGTTGCGCGACGCCGAGAACGAGAAGACCTACGGGGAGTTCGCGGCGCACGAGGGCGACATCGTCGCCGGCGTGATCCAGCGCGATGCCCGGGCCAACGCCCGCGGGCTGGTCGTTGTGCGGATCGGCAGCGAGACCAAGGGGTCTGAAGGGGTGATCCCGAGCGCCGAGCAGGTGCCGGGCGAGCGTTACGAACACGGCGACCGGCTGCGCTGCTACGTCGTCGGCGTCACCCGCGGGGCCCGCGAGCCGTTGATCACGCTGTCTCGCACCCACCCGAACCTGGTCCGCAAGCTGTTTTCCCTCGAGGTGCCGGAGATCGCCGACGGGTCGGTGGAGATCGTGGCGGTGGCCCGGGAGGCCGGGCACCGGTCCAAGATCGCGGTGGCCTCGCGCGTGCCCGGGCTGAACGCCAAGGGGGCGTGCATCGGCCCGATGGGTCAGCGCGTGCGCAATGTGATGAGCGAATTGTCCGGCGAGAAGATCGACATCATCGACTACGACGAGGACCCCGCCCGTTTCGTCGCCAACGCCCTGTCGCCTGCCAAGGTGGTGTCCGTGTCGGTGATCGATGAGGCCGCCCGGGCGGCCCGGGTGATCGTGCCGGACTTCCAGCTCTCGCTCGCGATTGGCAAGGAAGGGCAAAACGCCAGGTTGGCGGCCCGGCTCACCGGTTGGCGGATCGATATCCGCAGCGATGCGGCGCCGCAGCCCGACCATGATGTCCGGCCCGGGGCGGTACACGATTGA
- a CDS encoding MATE family efflux transporter encodes MVEPEGDIPVTPATTRRIAGLAIPALGVLAAEPIYLLFDIAIVGRLGALSLAGLAIGGLVLGLVNSQGTFLSYGTTSRSARLFGAGDRKAAVGEGVQATWLALGLGLLIIAVVQAAAVPLLGAIAGHSDIAGAALPWLRIAILAAPAILVSLAGNGWMRGVQDTARPLHYVVFGFAVSAVLCPLLVYGWLGLPRLELAGSAVANVVGQWVAALLFLRALVIEKVALGVRPAVLRAQLTMGRDLLLRSMAFQACFLSAGAVAARFGAASVAAHQVVLQVWSFLALVLDSLAIAAQSLVGAALGAGQLAHAKSVAWRVTLFSTLAGVVLAVVFAAGSSVMPSVFTDDRSVLAAVGVPWWFMVAQLPVAGIVFALDGVLLGAGDAKFMRNATLTSALVGFLPLIWLSLLYGWGLFGIWSGLSTFMVLRLIFVGWRAFSGRWLVPGTA; translated from the coding sequence ATGGTTGAGCCGGAAGGCGATATTCCGGTCACTCCCGCCACCACCCGCCGCATCGCCGGCCTGGCGATCCCGGCACTCGGAGTCCTGGCGGCCGAGCCCATCTACCTGCTGTTCGACATCGCGATCGTCGGACGCCTGGGTGCGCTCAGCCTGGCCGGGCTGGCCATCGGCGGCCTGGTCCTCGGCCTGGTCAATTCGCAGGGGACATTTCTGTCCTACGGCACCACCTCGCGTTCGGCCCGGCTGTTCGGGGCGGGTGACCGGAAGGCGGCGGTAGGCGAGGGCGTGCAGGCCACCTGGTTGGCGCTGGGGCTGGGGCTGCTCATCATCGCGGTCGTGCAGGCCGCGGCGGTGCCGCTGCTCGGGGCGATCGCCGGACATTCCGATATCGCGGGCGCCGCGCTGCCGTGGCTCCGCATCGCGATCCTGGCCGCCCCGGCGATCCTGGTGTCGCTGGCCGGCAACGGCTGGATGCGCGGCGTGCAGGACACCGCGCGCCCCCTGCACTACGTGGTGTTCGGGTTTGCGGTGTCGGCGGTGCTGTGCCCGCTGCTGGTGTACGGCTGGCTGGGCCTGCCCCGCTTGGAGCTGGCCGGTTCGGCGGTGGCGAACGTTGTGGGGCAGTGGGTGGCGGCGCTGCTGTTTCTGCGTGCCCTGGTGATCGAGAAGGTCGCGTTGGGGGTCCGGCCGGCGGTGCTGCGGGCGCAGCTGACCATGGGCCGCGATCTGCTGCTGCGATCGATGGCGTTCCAAGCCTGTTTCCTGTCCGCGGGCGCGGTGGCAGCGCGATTCGGTGCCGCCTCCGTCGCGGCGCATCAGGTCGTCCTACAGGTGTGGAGTTTCCTTGCCCTGGTGCTGGATTCGCTCGCCATTGCCGCACAGTCACTGGTGGGTGCGGCGCTGGGTGCGGGTCAGCTCGCGCACGCCAAGAGCGTGGCCTGGCGGGTGACACTGTTCTCCACCTTGGCCGGGGTGGTGCTGGCCGTCGTGTTCGCCGCCGGTTCGTCGGTGATGCCGTCGGTGTTCACCGACGATCGATCGGTGTTGGCCGCCGTCGGGGTGCCGTGGTGGTTCATGGTGGCCCAATTGCCCGTGGCGGGCATCGTCTTCGCGCTCGACGGCGTGCTGCTGGGTGCGGGCGACGCGAAGTTCATGCGCAACGCCACCCTGACGAGTGCGCTGGTCGGCTTCCTGCCGCTGATCTGGTTGTCGCTGCTCTACGGCTGGGGCCTGTTCGGCATCTGGTCCGGGTTGAGCACGTTCATGGTGCTGCGGCTGATCTTCGTCGGCTGGCGCGCGTTCTCAGGTCGCTGGTTGGTGCCGGGGACCGCCTAG